In Aestuariibaculum lutulentum, one DNA window encodes the following:
- a CDS encoding PKD-like family lipoprotein: protein MINKIKYLAVLVLSVCLMQSCSEDLGNYDYTDINEVIFGNIEESYSALLGEPFEVRPELSFTKDEIGNEDDYEYEWIGIKLGGQLIASEKDVALGTDKNLIMEAVQIPPGEYTIHYRVTDKKTGVQWKTDFDLSVASTIYEGYMLLCNDNGTARLDMLSLINGEYKSINDVLAYSGSSLKLEGAPKFVYCYPYEYGFYGIYVTSEGTGTTKIHPDTFDWKPEYYLSYEMMDLSVPTDLGADFINITSFGSNCSIMGKDGNLYYYLRVLGFRYSVPINIVVSEAQTFKASPYIAECLLFIDIVYDEDNQRFLKHTYNQQSCSLLPEGTLFDYNTGKDLVYMTRTEYNGGEVHAILKDPADSKMYLARMSVGITGSVKQVYYEEIPTEVAQVMAQSKDFAISPEFGYLFYNDGSKVYEYDFSLKQSKVVLDKGSEEITLMKFENKGNVPSSVVKQLHVYTYDDATQNGAVERYIVPPVNGDLELSTRFDGFGKIVSASYRKR from the coding sequence ATGATAAACAAAATAAAATATTTAGCAGTACTCGTTTTAAGTGTTTGCCTAATGCAATCTTGTTCTGAAGATTTGGGTAATTACGATTATACCGATATAAATGAAGTGATTTTTGGAAATATCGAAGAAAGTTACAGCGCCCTTTTAGGGGAGCCTTTCGAGGTGCGACCAGAGCTTAGCTTTACCAAAGATGAAATTGGCAACGAAGATGATTATGAATACGAATGGATTGGTATAAAATTAGGAGGACAATTAATAGCCTCTGAAAAAGATGTGGCTCTCGGAACAGATAAAAATTTAATAATGGAAGCTGTTCAAATTCCACCTGGAGAATATACCATTCATTATCGCGTAACCGATAAAAAAACAGGTGTACAATGGAAAACAGATTTCGATTTAAGCGTAGCCAGTACAATTTACGAAGGGTACATGTTACTTTGCAACGATAATGGTACGGCGCGTTTAGATATGTTATCACTAATTAATGGGGAATACAAGTCTATTAATGATGTGTTAGCGTATTCAGGATCATCACTTAAGTTAGAAGGTGCGCCAAAATTTGTGTACTGTTATCCTTATGAGTACGGTTTTTATGGAATTTACGTGACTTCTGAAGGTACAGGAACAACAAAAATCCATCCTGATACTTTCGATTGGAAACCAGAGTATTATTTGTCTTATGAGATGATGGATTTAAGTGTACCTACAGATTTGGGAGCAGATTTTATAAATATAACTTCTTTTGGATCTAATTGCTCTATAATGGGTAAAGATGGTAATTTGTATTACTATTTAAGAGTACTGGGGTTTAGATATTCTGTGCCTATAAATATTGTGGTAAGTGAAGCACAAACCTTTAAGGCGTCGCCTTATATTGCCGAGTGTTTATTATTTATTGATATTGTTTACGATGAAGATAACCAACGTTTCTTAAAACATACCTATAACCAGCAAAGCTGTAGTTTATTACCTGAAGGGACGTTATTCGATTATAATACGGGTAAAGATTTGGTTTATATGACCCGTACCGAATATAATGGTGGTGAAGTACACGCTATACTTAAAGACCCGGCAGATTCTAAGATGTATTTAGCCAGAATGTCTGTTGGTATAACAGGAAGTGTTAAGCAGGTATATTACGAAGAAATTCCAACCGAAGTTGCACAGGTTATGGCACAGTCTAAAGATTTCGCTATTAGCCCTGAATTTGGTTATCTGTTTTATAATGATGGAAGTAAAGTTTACGAGTACGATTTTAGTTTAAAACAATCAAAAGTGGTTTTAGATAAAGGATCGGAAGAAATAACATTAATGAAATTTGAAAATAAAGGTAATGTGCCAAGTAGTGTTGTTAAGCAATTACACGTATATACTTACGATGATGCTACACAAAACGGAGCTGTAGAGCGTTACATTGTACCACCAGTTAATGGTGATTTAGAATTATCTACAAGATTTGATGGTTTTGGTAAAATAGTGAGTGCTTCTTACCGTAAACGTTAA
- a CDS encoding TlpA family protein disulfide reductase: MKKQIIYVLACCMFMLNVVQARSKTSTATINGHLSFESKTNKITLHHVVNGQLAEHTTTTINANGDFAFQLLIIEPGFYYLDYGQYNNNLRGQVIRFYLEEGLEIKVDVNEESYELLGKNNGYNSLVQEANNMVNKFRGYNRITAMKTYEDFFPFLENEGQKMVEDFKNSINTKDQAFNDLLKLAVQADYESEAFFFFRLPRIAHPKKDNRPALYAELYTDGVKFSNPDILKLDNGVKWMLGYCYYYRYNSGEKPARVDVINNEIKHVSGDELTEVFVLESLKSLRLKPEEYEVVIPPLYKYLTSEESKNYILQFEKQMHTNKGQAGYEFTYNDVNGKPVSFSDFRGKFVYVDVWATWCGPCKGEIPHLKKLEHDYQGQDIVFLSVSVDKLKDQQKWKDFVKNEKLGGIQLMADNAFSSGIAKNYDITAIPRFLLFDKEGKIISTDALRPSNELLRNQFDALLGLEE, translated from the coding sequence ATGAAAAAACAAATTATTTATGTGTTGGCTTGCTGCATGTTTATGTTAAACGTAGTACAAGCTAGGTCAAAAACAAGTACAGCAACCATAAACGGACATTTAAGTTTTGAGTCTAAAACAAACAAAATAACATTACATCATGTGGTAAATGGGCAATTAGCAGAGCACACAACAACAACTATAAATGCAAATGGCGATTTTGCGTTCCAATTATTAATTATAGAGCCAGGGTTTTATTATTTAGACTATGGACAATATAATAATAACCTTAGAGGACAAGTCATTCGCTTTTACCTGGAAGAAGGTCTGGAAATTAAGGTAGACGTAAATGAGGAATCCTACGAACTTTTAGGTAAAAATAACGGATACAATAGTTTGGTTCAGGAAGCAAATAATATGGTTAATAAATTTAGAGGGTATAACCGAATTACTGCGATGAAAACCTATGAGGATTTTTTTCCTTTTTTAGAAAATGAAGGTCAGAAAATGGTTGAAGATTTTAAAAACTCTATTAACACGAAAGATCAAGCGTTTAACGATCTTTTAAAGCTGGCTGTTCAGGCAGATTATGAGTCTGAAGCTTTCTTTTTCTTTAGACTGCCACGAATAGCACATCCTAAAAAAGATAATAGACCAGCTCTATACGCCGAGTTGTATACCGATGGTGTTAAATTTTCTAACCCGGATATTTTAAAACTTGATAATGGGGTAAAATGGATGTTAGGCTATTGCTATTATTATAGATATAATTCAGGAGAAAAGCCAGCGAGAGTAGATGTTATTAACAACGAAATTAAGCATGTTTCAGGAGACGAATTAACTGAAGTATTTGTTTTAGAATCTCTGAAGAGCTTAAGGTTAAAACCAGAAGAATATGAAGTTGTTATTCCTCCACTTTATAAGTATTTAACATCTGAAGAAAGTAAAAACTATATTTTGCAATTTGAAAAACAAATGCATACAAACAAAGGGCAGGCTGGATATGAGTTTACTTATAACGATGTTAACGGTAAACCAGTGTCGTTTTCAGACTTTCGAGGAAAGTTTGTTTATGTAGATGTTTGGGCAACCTGGTGCGGACCATGTAAAGGAGAAATTCCACATTTAAAGAAATTAGAGCACGACTACCAGGGGCAGGATATAGTGTTTTTAAGTGTATCGGTTGATAAATTAAAAGACCAACAAAAATGGAAAGACTTCGTTAAGAATGAGAAGTTAGGAGGTATTCAATTAATGGCGGATAACGCATTTAGTTCTGGAATTGCCAAAAACTACGATATTACTGCAATACCACGCTTTTTATTATTTGATAAAGAAGGAAAAATTATCTCAACCGATGCCTTAAGACCTTCAAACGAATTATTAAGAAATCAATTTGACGCATTATTAGGGCTTGAAGAATAG
- a CDS encoding YkgJ family cysteine cluster protein, which produces MQDIIKNLPKLAKDKQNENKKFFKKLKSKPPKDLDYIMQELHDEEFQRTDCLQCANCCKTTGPLFTDKDIERISKFFKMKPQQFINQYLRIDSDNDYVLQSVPCTFLDADNYCMIYDVRPKACREYPHTDRKKFQQISNLTIKNVAICPAAYNIVEEMKKRIK; this is translated from the coding sequence ATGCAAGACATTATTAAAAATCTTCCAAAGCTCGCCAAAGATAAGCAAAACGAGAACAAGAAATTCTTTAAGAAGCTAAAAAGTAAGCCACCAAAGGATTTAGATTATATTATGCAGGAGCTGCATGATGAGGAGTTTCAGCGTACCGACTGTTTGCAGTGTGCTAATTGCTGTAAAACAACCGGGCCTTTATTTACAGATAAAGATATTGAGCGTATTTCTAAGTTTTTTAAAATGAAACCGCAGCAGTTTATCAATCAGTATTTACGAATAGATAGTGATAACGATTATGTTTTACAAAGCGTACCTTGTACGTTTTTAGATGCAGATAATTATTGTATGATTTATGACGTGCGCCCGAAAGCCTGTCGTGAATATCCGCATACCGATAGAAAGAAGTTTCAGCAAATATCAAATTTGACTATTAAAAATGTCGCGATTTGTCCGGCAGCTTATAATATTGTAGAAGAAATGAAAAAGCGAATCAAATAA
- a CDS encoding DUF4843 domain-containing protein, with the protein MKKIILYITAVCLSCFTMACDEDTLNTYSAKDNIYYTWPVEGVRLEGATVYPDSLGNTFAFQPAEITETVFNLKVSVQGKVVDYDREIKVNIGANSTAKQGVHFDLPEKIIFGANKASDVIPITFYRTSDMKENSYTLVLELVEGGDFSVDMKDEVIDPLTQEKRSFSVFQLTINDILRTPKFWYWYYLGDFSAKKMILLTELFGIPLDFYETTDGYEYDLMKYQGLYTQRYLNEREKAGEPILEDDGTPMIMGPNVQN; encoded by the coding sequence ATGAAAAAAATCATTCTATATATAACAGCAGTGTGCTTGAGTTGTTTTACAATGGCATGCGATGAAGACACTTTAAATACGTATAGTGCAAAGGATAATATTTATTATACCTGGCCTGTTGAAGGGGTTAGATTAGAAGGGGCAACGGTTTATCCAGATAGTCTGGGGAATACATTTGCTTTTCAGCCTGCCGAAATAACTGAAACAGTTTTTAACTTAAAAGTTTCAGTGCAAGGTAAAGTTGTAGATTACGATCGAGAAATAAAAGTAAATATTGGGGCAAATAGTACAGCCAAACAAGGTGTACATTTCGATTTGCCGGAAAAAATAATTTTTGGAGCGAACAAAGCTTCCGATGTTATCCCTATTACATTTTATAGAACTTCAGATATGAAAGAGAATTCATACACTCTAGTTTTAGAACTTGTAGAAGGTGGAGACTTTTCAGTAGATATGAAAGACGAAGTTATCGACCCTTTAACCCAGGAGAAAAGAAGCTTTTCAGTATTTCAGTTAACCATCAACGATATTTTACGAACGCCAAAATTTTGGTACTGGTATTATTTAGGAGATTTTTCGGCTAAGAAAATGATTTTATTAACTGAACTTTTTGGAATTCCCTTAGATTTTTATGAAACTACCGATGGATACGAATACGATTTGATGAAATATCAAGGACTTTATACACAACGTTATTTAAACGAAAGGGAAAAAGCAGGAGAACCTATTTTAGAAGATGATGGAACCCCAATGATTATGGGACCTAATGTTCAAAATTAA
- a CDS encoding redoxin domain-containing protein: protein MKKKYLILGLVAILVIGCSSTKNTGSITQEQLKQLEPDDASKTIKQLLKSKNEEDFKKVVIYYNAQKDKVKTYETIDKAVDKFPRGYYASRKASSEIIGENNPEEKIRLLNEALEKFPDQNFDGAYYSMIKFQVDIKNYKEAITYQQQMDESNQMRYFALDLITRGEDKSKVDLKLSELIQSEINKLQTNHGKSNNQLWMKDGQLNKRLKYSLAEAFYQEGKKNDAIQVIHELISESGDKSTGVSLSYATMLAKCGSYEDALPALEKSVINGKATEETKAYLKTAYTALGNTDYDTYLDGLMNKMNDEILNHLKEIVINEPSPSFTLKDVYGNDVTNEDLKGKTLVVDFWATWCGPCKASFPGMKAAANKYKNDKDVMFLFVHTFEKDKDPLTLAKNYLSENNYDFDLYMDYRNAETRRNQAANAFGVTGIPTKVVIDPKGNLRFKVVGFKGGIDAMVAELSAMIEMAQGKDLKS from the coding sequence ATGAAAAAGAAATATTTAATATTAGGACTCGTTGCAATATTGGTAATTGGATGTTCATCAACAAAAAATACAGGCTCAATAACACAAGAACAATTAAAACAATTAGAACCAGATGATGCCAGTAAAACAATTAAGCAGCTTTTAAAGAGTAAAAACGAAGAAGACTTTAAAAAAGTTGTTATTTACTATAATGCTCAAAAAGATAAAGTAAAAACTTACGAGACTATAGATAAGGCCGTAGATAAATTCCCTAGAGGGTATTATGCTTCGCGTAAGGCTTCTTCTGAAATAATAGGTGAAAACAATCCGGAGGAGAAAATCAGACTTCTTAACGAAGCTCTAGAAAAATTCCCAGATCAAAATTTCGATGGTGCTTATTATTCCATGATTAAGTTTCAGGTTGATATAAAAAATTATAAGGAAGCCATTACTTATCAACAACAAATGGATGAGTCAAACCAAATGAGATACTTCGCTTTAGACCTTATTACTAGGGGGGAGGACAAATCAAAAGTGGATTTAAAGCTATCAGAATTAATTCAGTCTGAAATAAACAAGTTACAAACAAACCACGGCAAGTCCAATAATCAATTATGGATGAAAGATGGCCAATTAAACAAAAGATTGAAATATAGTTTAGCTGAGGCTTTTTATCAAGAAGGGAAGAAAAATGATGCCATTCAGGTTATTCATGAATTAATAAGTGAGTCAGGTGATAAATCTACAGGGGTAAGTCTAAGTTATGCAACGATGTTGGCCAAATGTGGTAGTTACGAAGATGCTTTACCTGCATTAGAAAAATCGGTAATTAATGGTAAAGCAACCGAAGAGACTAAAGCGTACTTAAAAACTGCGTATACCGCATTAGGTAACACCGATTACGACACCTATTTAGATGGATTAATGAATAAAATGAATGATGAAATTCTTAATCATTTAAAAGAAATCGTGATTAATGAGCCTTCGCCAAGTTTTACATTAAAAGATGTATACGGTAATGATGTGACTAACGAAGATTTAAAGGGAAAAACCTTGGTTGTTGATTTTTGGGCTACCTGGTGTGGGCCTTGCAAGGCATCATTCCCGGGGATGAAAGCTGCAGCTAATAAATATAAAAACGATAAAGATGTCATGTTTTTATTTGTACATACTTTCGAGAAAGATAAAGACCCTTTAACCTTGGCTAAAAATTATTTGAGTGAGAATAATTATGATTTTGATTTGTATATGGATTATAGAAATGCAGAAACAAGAAGAAACCAGGCAGCTAATGCTTTTGGTGTAACAGGTATACCAACAAAAGTAGTAATAGACCCTAAAGGAAACCTTAGATTTAAAGTTGTTGGTTTTAAAGGGGGCATTGATGCTATGGTTGCAGAGTTATCCGCAATGATTGAAATGGCACAAGGTAAAGATTTAAAATCTTAG
- a CDS encoding class I SAM-dependent methyltransferase — protein sequence MKDLFGKALLDFQNGNYTEDIITSTSISDEDELPIPYLFRSYKDMPKLEQKALQFTKGKTLDVGCGAGSHSLYLQEIGIDVKAIDISEGAITVVKKRGVLKAEVKDILDETETFDTILLLMNGTGIFQQASQVSKYLEHLKSLLNPNGQILIDSSDIKYMYEDEEDGGFWIDTNAEYYGELDYYLSYKGEDEDPMKWLYLDFNNLKMTCKSVGLSCGLVLEGEHFDYLARIKYE from the coding sequence ATGAAGGATTTATTCGGAAAGGCCTTATTAGACTTCCAAAACGGAAATTACACTGAAGATATCATTACCTCAACAAGCATTTCAGATGAAGATGAATTGCCTATTCCTTACCTGTTTAGAAGCTATAAAGATATGCCTAAACTGGAACAAAAAGCATTACAATTTACTAAAGGCAAAACCTTAGATGTGGGTTGCGGTGCAGGAAGTCATAGTTTGTATTTACAAGAAATAGGAATAGACGTTAAAGCGATTGATATTTCAGAAGGTGCAATTACCGTTGTTAAAAAACGTGGTGTTTTAAAAGCTGAAGTAAAAGACATTTTAGATGAAACCGAAACTTTTGATACCATTTTATTACTTATGAATGGTACCGGAATTTTTCAGCAGGCTTCTCAGGTTTCAAAATATTTAGAACACTTAAAAAGCTTACTAAACCCAAACGGACAAATTTTAATTGATTCTTCAGATATTAAATATATGTATGAAGATGAAGAAGACGGCGGATTCTGGATTGACACCAATGCTGAATATTACGGTGAACTGGATTATTATTTAAGCTATAAAGGTGAAGACGAAGACCCTATGAAATGGCTTTATCTTGACTTCAATAATTTAAAAATGACCTGTAAATCTGTCGGTTTAAGCTGTGGATTGGTTTTAGAAGGCGAACATTTCGATTATCTGGCTAGAATAAAATACGAATAA
- a CDS encoding S46 family peptidase, producing MKYFKLFILFICIQATAQQGGMWIPSLLEGMNEAEITSLGGKLSAKDIYDVNQSSLKDAIAHFNGGCTSEVISPKGLILTNHHCGFSQIQSHSSLENDYLKNGFWAMDYDEELPNEGLFVEFIVRIEDVTSQVLAGVTKNMTEKEKQSLIDKNSNTLQTKVEKESWQDTKVKSFYNGNQYFLFVTERFDDVRLVGAPPSSIGKFGSDTDNWVFPRHTGDFSIFRIYADKNNRPAKYSKDNVPYKPKHFLPVSLDGIEENDFTMVFGFPGKTEEYLPAVAIEHITQEFNPSNIAIREAALGVINANMKASDEVRIKYAAKQASIANYWKKWVGENLGIEKSNAIAKRRAFEEKFKKALKKKDLEDEYGHILTDFESQYESFADVNIMRRNFIEVFLTTNELMQMTFRSYQFEQTIARNPSVLEKAKASIEGTLKKIHKNYDANVDKGIFEVVMPLYKKDHVNASIYEHTAFTNLDQALALFEGSVEEVLQKLNSDAAYAYAKPIIQEFYSKINPEFEEKNLAISALQTEYMTALMTALPDERYFPDANSTLRVTYGKVKGYAPRDAVYYNHISYLDGILEKYVPGDYEFDVPEKLIELYNNKDFGKYADNNGKMPVCFIGTNHTTGGNSGSPVLDAYGNLIGLNFDRVWEGTMSDMNYDPDICRNIMVDARYVLFIVDKYANAKRLIKEMKLVHPKK from the coding sequence TTCAGGCTACCGCTCAACAAGGTGGTATGTGGATTCCTTCTCTTTTAGAAGGCATGAACGAAGCAGAAATAACAAGTTTAGGTGGTAAACTATCAGCTAAAGACATTTACGATGTTAATCAATCAAGCCTTAAAGATGCCATTGCACATTTTAATGGCGGCTGTACCAGTGAGGTCATTTCCCCGAAAGGACTAATTTTAACCAATCACCACTGTGGTTTTAGTCAAATTCAATCACATTCTTCATTAGAAAACGATTACCTGAAAAATGGGTTCTGGGCTATGGATTACGATGAAGAATTACCGAATGAAGGTTTATTTGTTGAATTTATTGTTCGTATCGAAGATGTGACCAGTCAGGTTCTGGCGGGCGTAACTAAAAATATGACTGAAAAAGAAAAGCAGTCATTAATCGACAAAAACAGCAACACTTTACAAACTAAAGTTGAGAAAGAAAGCTGGCAAGACACCAAAGTTAAGTCGTTTTATAATGGCAACCAGTACTTTTTATTTGTTACCGAGCGTTTCGACGACGTTCGTTTAGTGGGTGCTCCACCTTCGAGCATTGGTAAATTTGGTAGCGACACCGATAACTGGGTTTTCCCAAGACATACAGGCGACTTTTCTATTTTTAGAATTTACGCCGATAAAAACAACCGTCCGGCAAAATACAGTAAAGACAACGTACCTTACAAGCCTAAACATTTCTTACCTGTATCTCTAGATGGTATTGAAGAAAACGATTTCACTATGGTATTTGGTTTCCCGGGTAAAACCGAAGAATATTTGCCAGCCGTAGCTATCGAGCACATTACACAAGAATTTAATCCAAGTAATATTGCGATTCGCGAAGCGGCTTTAGGCGTTATCAATGCAAATATGAAAGCCAGCGACGAGGTTCGAATTAAATACGCTGCAAAACAAGCTTCTATTGCCAACTATTGGAAAAAATGGGTTGGTGAGAATTTAGGTATCGAAAAATCGAATGCCATTGCTAAACGCAGAGCCTTTGAAGAAAAATTTAAAAAAGCTCTAAAAAAGAAAGACCTGGAAGACGAATACGGACACATTCTTACCGACTTTGAAAGCCAATACGAAAGCTTTGCCGACGTAAATATCATGCGTCGAAATTTTATTGAAGTGTTTTTAACAACTAACGAATTGATGCAAATGACGTTTAGATCATATCAGTTCGAACAAACCATTGCTAGAAATCCTTCCGTTTTAGAAAAAGCCAAAGCTTCCATAGAAGGAACACTTAAAAAAATTCACAAAAACTACGATGCCAATGTAGACAAAGGTATTTTCGAAGTTGTAATGCCTTTATACAAAAAAGACCATGTAAATGCTTCAATTTATGAACATACAGCATTCACCAATTTAGATCAGGCTTTAGCTTTATTCGAAGGATCGGTAGAAGAGGTGTTACAAAAACTAAATAGCGATGCTGCTTATGCCTATGCAAAGCCTATTATTCAGGAATTTTATTCTAAAATAAACCCTGAATTTGAAGAGAAAAACTTAGCTATTTCGGCATTACAAACCGAGTACATGACGGCTTTAATGACTGCTTTACCAGACGAGCGTTATTTCCCTGATGCCAACAGTACCCTTCGTGTAACATATGGCAAAGTTAAAGGCTATGCCCCTCGCGATGCCGTTTATTACAACCACATTAGTTACTTAGATGGTATTTTGGAAAAATACGTTCCAGGCGATTACGAGTTTGATGTTCCTGAAAAACTAATTGAATTATACAACAACAAAGACTTCGGAAAATATGCCGATAACAACGGTAAAATGCCAGTATGTTTTATAGGAACAAATCATACAACCGGAGGAAATTCAGGTAGTCCTGTACTTGATGCTTACGGTAATTTAATTGGTTTAAATTTCGATCGAGTTTGGGAAGGTACCATGAGCGACATGAATTACGACCCGGATATTTGCCGAAACATCATGGTCGATGCGCGTTACGTGTTATTTATAGTTGATAAATACGCCAATGCCAAAAGACTTATTAAAGAAATGAAATTAGTTCATCCTAAAAAATAA
- a CDS encoding TlpA disulfide reductase family protein, with protein sequence MRNIHLVLGLTTIISLGCSSSKKVGEITQEQLNQMNLKEAEINIKHLLKSEDEKDFEKVVKYYNFKKDTKKYYEVKNKAIEKFPQGYYAFSQSSGAFVLETDLELKKKGLEELKANFPAHNFDVVYFAFIKFFLDKDMCKEALEYQQEMIKTSRTRYYLLISILNKSEGKIDKINYLKSDISAFSEILRSTKKNQKNEDSLLRMLKFQLAKAYYEVGDNKHSIEVIQELRREESTVKGLSLQYAILLAKCGSYNEVLPVLENAIIEGKSTDEIKHYLEQAYKATGKTDFNLYFKGLINQMNSNILSHVNDIRINEPAPDFILKDKNGNDVTNKDLKGKTLIIDFWATWCGPCKQSFPGMQAAVNKYKNDDSVKFLFVHTFEKDHNPLTLAKNYLSENQYDFELFMDCKNKETKKNQAANAFGITGIPTKVVIDPNGNIRFKVVGFKRNIDSMVAELSAMINLSQSEFVE encoded by the coding sequence ATGAGGAATATACATTTAGTTTTAGGACTTACTACAATAATAAGTTTAGGGTGTTCTTCATCAAAAAAGGTAGGTGAGATTACTCAGGAACAATTAAATCAAATGAACTTAAAAGAGGCCGAAATAAACATAAAACACCTCTTGAAGAGTGAAGACGAAAAGGATTTTGAAAAGGTTGTTAAGTATTATAATTTTAAAAAGGATACAAAAAAATATTATGAAGTAAAAAATAAGGCTATTGAAAAATTTCCTCAGGGTTATTATGCTTTTAGCCAAAGTTCTGGAGCTTTTGTATTAGAAACAGACCTTGAATTAAAAAAGAAAGGTTTAGAAGAGCTGAAAGCAAATTTTCCTGCTCATAATTTTGACGTTGTTTACTTTGCCTTCATAAAATTTTTTCTTGATAAAGATATGTGTAAAGAGGCTTTGGAATATCAACAAGAAATGATAAAAACAAGTCGAACGCGGTACTATTTGTTAATTAGTATTTTAAATAAGTCTGAAGGCAAGATAGATAAAATTAATTATCTGAAATCTGATATATCGGCATTTAGTGAAATTCTGAGGTCAACTAAGAAAAATCAAAAAAATGAAGACTCTCTATTAAGGATGTTAAAGTTTCAACTGGCAAAAGCTTATTACGAGGTTGGAGATAATAAACATTCAATTGAAGTTATTCAAGAGTTAAGACGTGAAGAAAGTACAGTAAAAGGTTTGAGTTTACAGTATGCAATTTTGTTGGCAAAATGTGGTAGTTATAATGAAGTGTTACCTGTGTTGGAAAATGCAATAATTGAAGGTAAAAGCACAGATGAAATAAAACATTATTTAGAACAAGCCTATAAGGCAACTGGAAAAACTGATTTCAATCTTTATTTCAAAGGGTTAATTAATCAAATGAATTCAAACATATTAAGTCACGTAAATGACATAAGGATAAATGAACCTGCACCAGATTTTATATTAAAAGACAAAAATGGTAACGATGTAACAAATAAAGATTTAAAAGGAAAAACTTTAATAATAGATTTTTGGGCTACATGGTGTGGTCCTTGTAAACAATCGTTTCCTGGAATGCAAGCCGCAGTAAACAAATACAAAAACGATGATAGTGTTAAATTTTTATTTGTACACACGTTTGAAAAGGATCATAATCCATTAACATTGGCTAAAAACTATTTAAGTGAAAATCAATACGATTTCGAGTTGTTTATGGATTGTAAAAATAAAGAAACTAAAAAAAATCAGGCGGCAAATGCTTTTGGAATTACTGGAATTCCAACAAAAGTGGTTATAGATCCTAATGGAAATATAAGATTTAAGGTTGTAGGATTTAAAAGGAATATAGATAGTATGGTTGCAGAATTGTCTGCCATGATAAATCTTTCACAAAGTGAATTTGTAGAATAA